From Pleurocapsa sp. PCC 7319:
AAATGCAGGAGTCCAACCTGATACTAAAGCCTCCGCAACAATTTCACCTGTATTTTCTCCTGCAAAAGAATAGATTAAAACACGATCCGCTTTGAGCTCCTGTTGAACGACTTTAACAACATTATTAAAAAAGTCCTGTTGTTCTGTGGATTGACGAATCTGTTTGATAACTTTCCACAGGCGATCGCGTTCCTGCTTATATAAGCTTTTTTTGATTTTTTGAACTATATCTGGTTTTGAGCCATTTGTGCCATCTGTTGCACTGGTTAACTGTGGTTCTTGATAAGTACTTGCTGAATCCATAATATTTTACTTGATTTTCTAATTATTGGTACTAATAATTGGTCACGAGGACTATTGAATTTGACTATAAAATTACGTATTACTGAGAATAATTAAACTCGGTCTTAATTGAGAAAAAGTTAAAAATTTCTTCGGCATCAATGAGCATAATAATGTCATTATCTGAACTGGTAAAATATCCATGTAGAAAAGGCAAAACATCCTCTGAAAATATTTCAGAAGAAGAAGGTTTAAATTTAGCCAAATCAAGTTCAATTAAATTGTCAATACTAGAAACAACTAATCCAATTGATTGTCCTTGAACTTGGATAACCATCACCAATACATCTTGATTGGTATCGCCATGGGACATAGGAGGTGGATATCCCAGTAGATTTTCTAAGTCTACAATCCAGAGCATTTCACTCCGCCAACTATAAATTCCTAAGACACAATAAAACAT
This genomic window contains:
- a CDS encoding chemotaxis protein CheW, with amino-acid sequence MLSTSANSLSLNIATNSDIQSHAKQVRKFLQFQLGRSEKTHKSALQGDIALLDAEIVTEVITISARDILPVPQMFYCVLGIYSWRSEMLWIVDLENLLGYPPPMSHGDTNQDVLVMVIQVQGQSIGLVVSSIDNLIELDLAKFKPSSSEIFSEDVLPFLHGYFTSSDNDIIMLIDAEEIFNFFSIKTEFNYSQ